Proteins found in one Rhinolophus ferrumequinum isolate MPI-CBG mRhiFer1 chromosome 9, mRhiFer1_v1.p, whole genome shotgun sequence genomic segment:
- the KANK4 gene encoding KN motif and ankyrin repeat domain-containing protein 4 isoform X2: protein MEKTDAKNQASQGDEEKDSPKSHPYSVETPYGFHLDLDFLKYVDDIEKGHTIKRIPIHRRAKQAKFSTLPRNFSLPDSGTRPHATLPHQNWSPVVLRKVSLGTEERAQSLPFGDHPQASSSGSEVSYHRKALLAETARHLEAAAPREAELASGSGRPQLLRASSMPATLLQARASEDPSLNSGPPTPPALPPLQGEDSVCDGIFGPAEGFSGFHNSTPRAATQQKSKEFGDLVPGIPELVQEAAEPLEGEKEAPHHFSLPSPPFSSQTALLVLEDVEDEHETREAEVVVTPGSPAPSLPPLPSPIPENELPLEEIELSISEIPPPPPVEVDVRSIGVRVTEESLGLTTMDLGSISGLKQQLSDLEGELSGRTEELAQVRAALQQQEEEIKAREGRIQELECTVAQLTEKLSHENTKDTKGQTDAMINTDPLHGLLTRELCDKSIGVNLLSSTESESWGVRGEENGLLCGQDSHEQGDQSPAEFVPPSQLSLPQGPKVVLTSSLHSCLSTELRIEEAGSEPEGEPQVGAKGLVKGAGGSSWSSDIKTPPAGKEEASSELPGKECPGRPPSSPTDATIGQYVKKIQELLQEQWSCLEHGYPELASAIKQPASKLSSIQRQLLSSLNLLLSAYSGQTPPQKESPVPPSSPPMEISPSTSLKSIMKKKDYGFRAGGNGTKKNLQFVGVNGGYETTSSEETSGEDSSPEDLSDSEAEKKCDGPERRQGKDAHPSCKVGQGLSEVAHNTGQESGPGEELPFPKSERYKPSEEFLNACRALSQHLPETGTTTDQLLKQSLNTISQEWFRVSSRKSSSPAVVATYLQHHSPHFLKLLVNLADGNGNTALHYSVSHSNFSIVKLLLETGVCNVDHQNKAGYTAVMITPLASAETDEDMAVVWKLLREGNVNIQATQAGRTALSIVLKTPAHAEIAGLLQAHAEQGRSLGP, encoded by the exons CCAAAAACCAGGCCTCTCAGGGGGATGAAGAGAAAGACTCTCCAAAGAGCCACCCCTACTCCGTGGAGACCCCATATGGATTTCATCTAGATCTGGACTTCCTCAAGTATGTGGATGACATTGAGAAGGGACACACCATCAAGAGAATACCTATCCACAGAAGGGCCAAGCAGGCCAAGTTTAGCACTTTGCCTCGAAACTTCAGCCTTCCCGACAGTGGGACTCGCCCCCATGCTACTCTTCCCCACCAAAACTGGTCCCCGGTGGTGCTGAGGAAGGTATCGCTCGGGACAGAGGAGCGAGCTCAGTCACTACCGTTTGGTGATCACCCCCAAGCCTCCTCCAGTGGGAGTGAGGTGAGCTATCACAGGAAGGCCCTGTTGGCGGAGACCGCCAGACACCTGGAGGCTGCTGCTCCCCGGGAGGCCGAGCTCGCCTCCGGGAGTGGACGGCCCCAACTGTTGAGAGCATCCAGCATGCCAGCCACACTGCTGCAAGCCAGGGCCTCAGAGGACCCCAGCCTAAATTCGGGTCCCCCTACACCTCCCGCTCTCCCTCCACTTCAGGGCGAAGACAGTGTCTGCGATGGCATTTTTGGCCCCGCAGAAGGATTTTCAGGTTTTCACAACTCCACCCCGCGAGCAGCAAcccaacaaaaaagcaaagagttTGGAGACCTGGTGCCAGGGATTCCGGAGCTGGTCCAGGAGGCGGCTGAGCCTCTAGAGGGTGAAAAAGAGGCTCCACATCACTTCTCTCTCCCAAGTCCTCCTTTCTCATCCCAGACTGCACTTTTAGTTCTAGAGGATGTAGAGGACGAACATGAAACCAGAGAAGCAGAGGTGGTGGTCACTCCTGGCTCCCCAGCACCAAGCCTCCCACCTCTGCCATCACCCATCCCAGAGAATGAGCTCCCCTTAGAAGAAATCGAGCTCAGCATCAGCGAGATTCCGCCCCCACCACCGGTAGAGGTAGACGTGAGGAGCATTGGCGTCCGGGTCACAGAAGAAAGTCTCGGCCTCACCACGATGGATCTTGGCAGCATCTCCGGCCTCAAGCAGCAACTCTCGGACCTTGAGGGAGAGTTGTCTGGAAGAACTGAAGAACTGGCTCAGGTCAGAGCTGCCCTCCAGCAGCAAGAGGAGGAAATCAAGGCTAGGGAGGGAAGGATTCAAGAGCTAGAGTGCACTGTTGCTCAACTGACAGAAAAGCTTAGCCACGAGAACACCAAAGACACTAAGGGCCAAACTGACGCCATGATCAATACTGACCCTCTCCACGGACTCTTGACCAGGGAGTTGTGTGACAAGAGCATTGGGGTCAACCTTCTGAGCAGCACAGAATCTGAAAGCTGGGGGGTCAGAGGAGAGGAGAATGGCCTCCTCTGTGGGCAGGACAGTCACGAACAGGGGGATCAGAGCCCAGCAGAATTTGTGCCACCATCCCAGTTGTCGCTGCCACAGGGACCCAAGGTGGTCCTCACCTCCTCATTGCATAGCTGCCTCTCCACTGAGCTCAGGATTGAAGAAGCAGGCTCTGAGCCAGAGGGAGAACCTCAGGTGGGAGCCAAGGGTCTGGTCAAGGGAGCAGGTGGCTCTTCATGGAGCAGTGACATAAAGACTCCCccagcagggaaggaggaggccAGTTCAGAACTCCCTGGGAAGGAGTGCCCAGGAAGGCCACCGAGCTCACCCACAGATGCCACTATTGGCCAATATGTTAAGAAGATCCAGGAGCTCCTGCAGGAGCAGTGGAGCTGTCTGGAGCACGGGTACCCAGAGCTAGCCAGTGCCATCAAGCAGCCTGCCTCCAAGCTCAGCAGCATCCAGCGCCAGCTCCTGAGCTCCCTCAACCTGCTGCTGTCTGCCTACTCAGGCCAGACTCCACCCCAGAAGGAGTCGCCAGTGCCCCCATCCTCCCCACCAATGG AGATCTCCCCGTCGACCAGCCTTAAAtccataatgaaaaagaaagactatGGCTTCCGTGCAGGAGGTAATGGGACCAAAAAGAACCTTCAGTTTGTTGGGGTTAACGGTGG CTACGAGACCACCTCAAGTGAGGAGACCAGCGGTGAGGATAGCTCCCCAGAAGACTTGTCTGACAGCGAGGCTGAAAAGAAATGTGATGGCCCAGAACGTAGGCAGGGCAAGGATGCCCACCCCAGCTGCAAGGTGGGCCAGGGCCTCTCCGAAGTCGCCCACAACACAGGCCAGGAAAGTGGGCCTGGGGAAGAACTCCCCTTTCCCAAATCTGAGAG ATATAAACCCTCAGAAGAATTTCTTAATGCATGCCGGGCATTGAGCCAACATCTGCCAGAAACTGGGACCACCACCGACCAGCTCTTG AAGCAAAGCTTGAACACCATCAGTCAAGAGTGGTTCCGTGTCTCCAGCCGGAAGTCGTCTAGTCCTGCTGTGGTGGCCACCTACCTCCAGCATCATTCCCCACACTTCCTAAAGCTGCTTGTCAACTTGGCTGATGGAAACGGAAACACAGCCCTTCACTACAGCGTGTCCCACTCCAACTTCTCCATCGTAAAGCTGCTGCTGGAGACAG